From one Gimesia sp. genomic stretch:
- a CDS encoding protein kinase, translated as MNFLKRLFSKEARVPRVNIKQRFELIGRVGQGSMSKVWRARDYNSGKTVSLKILDKVKTQELEARFVGLDKPKEGEIAVQFNHPHIVKTYEHGLTTDQEQFLVMEFIEGYSLSFLVEAQNEDMKTNCLKYMIQLGEAIQYFHDEGWIHRDICPRNIMVSNDHELKLIDFGLVVPNTPPFLQPGNRTGTAAYMAPELIKRQKTSQKIDIFSYAVTCYEMLTKRLPWKAAETMEAVLQHINSPPEHIQNLLPDLDPRIADAIMKGLELYPQDRWQTINEMLEPFKQAYKEQQRSAPAKTPVPHQETVESARRKQQPDPAQPRRSEQARPKLRKKKQPGSSRRSTESKSESNEAGQAPAKKSPSASRKPERPTQKKPAPRSKPDKKDESH; from the coding sequence ATGAACTTTTTAAAGCGACTCTTTTCCAAAGAAGCACGTGTTCCCCGTGTGAACATCAAGCAACGTTTTGAGCTCATCGGGCGCGTGGGCCAGGGCAGCATGTCAAAGGTCTGGCGGGCCCGCGATTACAATTCCGGCAAAACCGTTTCGCTTAAAATTCTGGACAAAGTCAAAACGCAGGAACTGGAAGCCCGCTTTGTCGGACTGGATAAACCCAAAGAGGGGGAGATCGCAGTCCAGTTCAATCACCCGCACATCGTCAAGACTTACGAACATGGCCTGACCACCGATCAGGAACAGTTCCTCGTCATGGAATTCATCGAAGGCTACAGTCTCAGCTTTCTGGTGGAAGCCCAGAACGAGGACATGAAAACCAACTGCCTCAAATACATGATCCAGCTGGGCGAAGCGATCCAGTATTTTCATGATGAAGGCTGGATTCACCGCGACATCTGCCCGCGCAATATCATGGTCAGCAACGATCACGAACTCAAGCTGATCGATTTCGGACTGGTCGTCCCCAATACGCCTCCGTTTCTGCAGCCCGGCAACCGCACCGGTACCGCCGCTTACATGGCCCCCGAGCTCATCAAACGCCAGAAGACCAGCCAGAAAATAGATATCTTCTCTTACGCTGTGACCTGCTACGAGATGCTGACCAAACGGCTTCCCTGGAAAGCAGCCGAAACAATGGAAGCGGTCCTGCAACATATCAATTCACCACCGGAGCACATTCAAAACCTGCTCCCAGATCTCGATCCCCGTATTGCCGATGCGATCATGAAGGGGCTGGAGCTCTACCCGCAAGACCGCTGGCAGACGATCAACGAGATGCTTGAACCGTTCAAACAGGCGTATAAAGAACAGCAGCGTTCCGCTCCCGCGAAAACTCCGGTGCCTCACCAGGAGACAGTAGAATCGGCCCGTCGAAAACAGCAACCAGATCCCGCTCAGCCCCGGCGCAGCGAACAGGCGCGCCCCAAGTTGAGAAAAAAGAAACAGCCCGGTTCCAGCAGACGCTCCACGGAATCGAAATCAGAGTCTAATGAAGCAGGGCAGGCACCTGCGAAAAAATCACCCAGTGCCTCACGGAAACCGGAACGCCCGACTCAGAAAAAACCGGCACCCCGATCAAAACCCGATAAAAAAGATGAAAGTCACTGA